From Ochotona princeps isolate mOchPri1 chromosome X, mOchPri1.hap1, whole genome shotgun sequence, one genomic window encodes:
- the FAM47C gene encoding putative protein FAM47C, which translates to MADRRAPLRPFVLEPVPPGMTCKPWFKDKLPSKCLANQKSNFLKFPTSLDSRNWVFVREGLDDFRNGCPPCDHMIARGRKEAFLPMISHKAPQLPSIERKLPRKASLFSKLSQAQLARKAFVAATEAKLRKHPLARYSNLEESLPPDLLLKVLEELDPEKKLEDAWAHCEGKKEKPKEPAKVSKRRTSKARPKAPPPETFPAAEQPKKSRRRSSVYALRDPSILRRYVPRMVRDFCKWAAASGYHHVDEDYVMQQFTISHKWKPGFRDYHMMKEEEIHPDLKYNMELDETDDMKYMLDHKDWKSELKEPPQSIRSTRVKMRYGAWYLKTSLWKKQMTNEPLIDPKIILEAERERMKPDVIDDLYGTIAFKDFILSRGYSMPHILEKLFTRKGWDYEAVKTPIPKVIKIHLKLREFTEEDDMTIVHTGY; encoded by the coding sequence ATGGCCGATCGGAGGGCTCCACTTCGGCCCTTCGTACTGGAGCCAGTGCCTCCGGGCATGACGTGCAAGCCCTGGTTCAAGGACAAACTACCTTCGAAGTGTCTGGCAAATCAGAAGAGCAATTTTCTGAAGTTCCCCACGTCTCTGGACAGCAGGAACTGGGTATTCGTGAGAGAGGGGCTCGACGACTTCCGCAATGGCTGTCCGCCATGCGACCACATGATTGCTCGTGGCCGGAAGGAGGCATTTCTCCCCATGATTTCTCACAAAGCTCCGCAACTTCCTTCCATCGAAAGAAAGCTGCCTAGAAAAGCAAGCCTGTTTTCCAAGTTGTCACAGGCTCAGCTGGCACGCAAGGCTTTTGTAGCGGCCACAGAAGCCAAACTGCGGAAGCATCCCTTGGCTCGCTACTCCAATCTGGAGGAATCCCTACCTCCGGATCTTTTATTGAAGGTGCTGGAGGAGCTGGATCCCGAGAAAAAGTTGGAGGATGCCTGGGCTCATTGTGAAGGCAAGAAGGAAAAACCCAAGGAGCCTGCAAAGGTTTCTAAGCGCCGCACTTCAAAAGCTCGCCCTAAGGCTCCCCCTCCCGAGACTTTTCCTGCAGCAGAACAGCCAAAAAAGTCACGTCGAAGGTCGAGTGTATATGCATTGCGTGATCCATCTATTCTCCGTAGATATGTCCCGAGAATGGTTCGCGACTTCTGCAaatgggctgctgcttcgggataCCACCACGTCGATGAAGACTATGTGATGCAACAATTTACAATCAGCCATAAGTGGAAACCAGGCTTTCGTGACTACCACATGATGAAGGAAGAGGAGATTCATCCCGACTTAAAGTACAACATGGAACTGGATGAAACGGATGACATGAAATACATGCTAGACCACAAGGACTGGAAAAGTGAACTCAAGGAACCACCACAGTCTATCAGGTCCACCAGGGTAAAGATGAGGTATGGAGCATGGTACCTCAAGACCAGCTTGTGGAAAAAGCAAATGACTAATGAACCTTTGATCGACCCCAAGATCATCCTTGAAGCTGAACGGGAAAGAATGAAACCAGACGTCATTGACGATCTTTATGGAACAATTGCCTTTAAGGATTTCATTCTAAGCCGGGGctacagcatgccccacattctgGAGAAGTTGTTCACCAGGAAAGGATGGGATTATGAGGCTGTCAAGACTCCTATACCTAAAGTCATCAAAATTCACTTAAAACTAAGAGAGTTTACAGAGGAAGATGATATGACAATTGTCCACACGGGTTACTAG